The following are from one region of the Halolamina litorea genome:
- a CDS encoding DUF7090 family protein: protein MEYDLAIDGAPETVPSGTALLLLHPSIGETDRVDTDFLSADTDRFLVISTRTTAREVEQKLDYYEVDEQKAVILDTLSVERGYSRRSAPHIHYAAGPDDVEGIVEQVESFLEDSEGRRRITLDSLSELAYYGDEDAALEAAERLIELVAEHDAVCMFHLSSEVHDDETVEAFAALFDATVRLDDDGTVSYEPHE from the coding sequence ATGGAGTACGACCTCGCCATCGACGGCGCACCCGAAACCGTCCCGAGCGGGACCGCGTTGTTGTTGTTACACCCGAGTATCGGGGAGACGGACCGCGTGGACACCGACTTCCTCAGCGCCGACACCGACCGCTTCCTCGTGATCTCCACGCGGACGACGGCCCGCGAGGTCGAACAGAAACTCGACTACTACGAGGTTGACGAGCAAAAGGCGGTGATCCTCGACACGCTCTCGGTCGAACGGGGCTACTCGCGGCGCTCGGCCCCACACATCCACTACGCGGCCGGGCCCGACGACGTGGAGGGAATCGTCGAACAGGTCGAGTCGTTCCTCGAGGACTCCGAGGGGCGCCGCCGAATCACCCTCGACTCCCTCAGTGAACTCGCCTACTACGGCGACGAGGACGCCGCGCTCGAAGCCGCCGAACGGTTGATCGAACTGGTCGCCGAACACGACGCCGTCTGTATGTTCCACCTCTCCAGTGAGGTCCACGACGACGAGACCGTCGAGGCGTTCGCCGCCCTGTTCGACGCGACGGTTCGACTCGACGACGACGGAACCGTGAGCTACGAACCCCACGAGTGA
- a CDS encoding class I SAM-dependent methyltransferase → MSVREEFDAWAAEGREQGMEERHWHTARPILARIPVEDGDTVLDLGTGSGYALRALRERGIDAGYGLDGSPEMARKAAGYTDDDAVGFLVGDFDHLPFADDSVDHVFSMEAFYYANDPDRVLSEIRRILRPGGTFYCAVNYYEENVASHDWQANIEVEMTRWNREQYREAFREAGLHVAEQDTVPDREIEIPEASAFPHEGFADRGAMVERYRTWGTLLTVGVAP, encoded by the coding sequence ATGAGCGTTCGTGAGGAGTTCGACGCGTGGGCGGCCGAGGGCCGGGAACAGGGGATGGAAGAGCGTCACTGGCACACCGCACGGCCGATCCTCGCGCGGATACCCGTCGAGGACGGCGACACCGTACTCGATCTGGGCACCGGTAGCGGCTACGCGCTGCGGGCGCTGCGCGAGCGCGGCATCGACGCCGGCTACGGCCTTGACGGCTCCCCCGAGATGGCTCGGAAGGCCGCGGGCTACACCGACGACGACGCCGTGGGCTTCCTCGTCGGCGACTTCGATCACCTCCCCTTCGCCGACGACTCGGTGGATCACGTCTTCTCGATGGAGGCGTTCTACTACGCGAACGATCCAGACCGCGTGCTCTCGGAGATCCGCCGAATCCTCCGACCCGGCGGGACGTTCTACTGTGCGGTCAACTACTACGAGGAGAACGTCGCCTCCCACGACTGGCAGGCGAACATCGAGGTGGAGATGACCCGCTGGAACCGCGAGCAGTACCGCGAGGCGTTCCGCGAGGCCGGCCTCCACGTCGCCGAACAGGACACCGTCCCGGACCGCGAGATCGAGATCCCCGAGGCGTCTGCGTTCCCCCACGAGGGGTTCGCCGACCGCGGGGCGATGGTCGAGCGCTACCGGACGTGGGGGACGCTGCTCACCGTCGGCGTCGCGCCCTGA